The sequence tgaaacccttgggagtgttcttgagaatttttagatgaatgtggatgtattttggagagttggggactgaatttcgtgtttatggctgaataagggtgggaaaatgaccattttgccccaaaaacggagtgttttaagtcacttgaaactatatatcgcatatatttacataggcgccgcatatgatatcacctatattttcataggcaccgcatatgatatcacctatatttacataggcgccgcatatgatatcgcctatatttacataggcaccgcatatcctatcgcatatgctttccagtggccatgtgcgattggttaggtgatgcatactactttgaaaggccataaattCTTGTTTGGGTgtcgaattttagcaaaattggtatcgttggaaagttaactcgaagacctatcatttgatacatagtaggctctctaattcgacatatacagagagttatgataGATTGAaactgacacaaattacaacatccactataacttaatcgatcgaattagtttcaactcgtccttgagttgaaggacctctatggtctaatttcatgctcaaatggattcacatactacataaacatgccaaattggcataggatttaatgCTTTaagattatcaacgcatcagagccacagtttttattctagcccgaaatgcggggtgttacatgaaTCAAGTGGAATAAGCAATTACATAGGTTATAAATGCTAAatggttctttttatttttcgggtacacaatTTGTATGTTACTTCGCATAAACTTCAATTAAGTTCAAGAACAAACTGATTTCCAAACTAATGATCCATGTAAGTGTAGCAACTAGATTCAGCTTAGTTAATAACATTGAAAAATTTAAACTATTGCTCCAAGAAATTATTTaaaagggaaaaggctcaaatatgccactgaactatcagaaataactCATTTATGCTATCCGTTAAAAGTTAGGCTTATTCATGCCATCGCCATTACAAAAATGGCTCATAcatgccattaatttttaactgtggtttttaaaaaaacactttgccacgtggcctcttagtagaggtccacgtcattaagtaaaataaattaatattaattaaagtAAAAAACATAAAACCCAATTAATACCCGATCCTTTAAATATCCGGCCCACACCCATTTAATATCACATTATAATCAAATAACCTAAAATTCCCAAAACCCTTAGTCCAACATTAGGTATGGTTTTATCTCCTCCAATTTCTGTAGTACTTGCGGAGCTTCTGGCCGAGCAGTTGGTGTGGGATCGACACAGTACAAAGCCATTTCAAGTATTAAGAAACTCACCACCAATATTAGGTGCATCCCTCATAAGTTCAACATCAAACACTTCATTAGTCCACTCCTCTTTCACAATGGAAGCTACCCACTGTGGTAAATCAAGATCATCCATAGCCTCGCTAGGGGATTTTCCAGTTAAGAGCTCCAAAATGATCACTCCAAGACTATAGACATCTGTCTTGGTACTTGCattcttgattttggagagtTCTGGTGCATGATAACCTAGCGTTCCTGCAGTGGCGATCACGTTGGTATTTCCAGCAGTAGTCATAAGCCTGGAGAGTCCGACATCAGCAATCTTTGGGTTGTTTTGCTCATCAAGCAGTATGTTTCTTGATGTAAGATTCCCATGTATTATGTTTTCTTTGGTATGCAGAAAGCAAATTCCTTTTGTAATACCGATAGCAATCCTCATCCTTGTAGGCCAGTCTATCGTTGTCTCGGTACCTCTAGCTGCGTATAGACAACATAATCGATAGCAATCCTCATCCTTGTTAGATTGAGTGGAAAATGTTATGTTCCGTTTTAGTTTCTTCGGTCTGCAtgttatcttgaaaaaaatgTGGATCCTTTTTGATTCCattcttatgtattgatattatttgtcaTTAGCCTGGTAACCAtaagtttgaggacatgatggagCTCCTCATCTCTTTCCTTACCTGCTTGGACCACTACACTTTAAGGTTCTCCTCTATATGGATTCGATATTCAGAGGACACAGTCACTGTTATACAATGATTGAGTCCTCTAATACTAAATTCAACTCATAGTTTAACCTTTGAGTCTTAGCAACAtactatcacgacccaaactagggcctggccatgacgaaaATCCCAAACCCTGATGGCCCGGAACATCTCTCTCTATCTATTaagcatgcacacattcatataaataaagaagatacagaaacataatctgctacggaaGCATGGTCAATTCTTAATTcagcataagtatgaaaattgaaaatcaactacatctaataacatctgactcagtctgtaaaatctctactacaggaaaatctgacaactatctataaactgggacaaggaccccagtagacAAAAATGATAATAAGGGACATAATCTAAGAGAcaagccttctggaatagagaaggctcaccaactaattactgcaactctgtctaacgaatctactgcctttctggacccctagattaaGCCTCAGAACCTATAGGGaggagggggggtcaatacagatgtactcatatgcaaaaatcaaaaataaatcttatatctaaataaaatagtttgggaAAAAACTGTGCCAAAAAATTGCACATCAAGCggatttcaaaacacatgggctcATTTCTAAAAAACATGTAACCTGCCAGTCAATGCAAGTTTTGATCtgtatattacttctgagttaggtggaactctcctaaaattttgatatttcacgGGCGGCATGGAATCTGCTATTGAATCGGCAGGGAAGCCCTCAACCCAAGTgcgccgcaagggttggagttcctaaatTTGATACGCCATagggctctaggccagcgtaatgAATAAACCCGGATCGACAAATCACAGTTCTGGGTGATGAGTTGTTTAATACTCATGCCTTCTTTAGGAAAACACCTAAACACTCTTTAttcccaattttatcctgttctaaatcatgcatgtttctagtttcaacatctgaaaagtctgattCCAAACATGCACTAAATTCGTTCTGAATTATCacggcataatctgaattggtgtcgtcagaccaagacttgcaagtcctatttctgatccataatgcatcatggataattctttcattaaaacatagttcagaccacccaacatgcaaacaatataaaagatttcatgttccgagaacacaagtcaaaactatgctgagattgttcaaacatatgttggtcatgtgcttttggaaaattcatgcactctttcattatatgaatattttcaacatttattaatatgcacaaccctctctttcgaaTTAAAAACCATAAATCAATTGGCAACattaatcaagatatttcatataATGGTTTTTAAGATatattcaaaacaatccatatcataagaaaattaggaaaatcaTACCGAGAGAGGGATTCATGTgcgtcatgctctcaattcattcataaatcataaaacatatgcatatgtatatataatttcaaatcaatttggggaaggtcaaaagaccaaaacaataccgtcaagatttgtaaaatatgaatgtattcataaatctgaaaacccctttcttaaattcatgatttctatgcccatgagatttttagaaaaaccccacatacctcaaaaaaggaaaagaatgggtgtttcttgaagcctatgatctggggatttcgaatcttcaatcgattttgaaaacacatggttgaatcttgagtttcttgaagttcttgtttaaagctctagagaggattcttgatgattttgatgaaagttgGGTTAAGTTGcccaaacataccctaaatcctttgtttggacggTTTCAAAGGCTAGTGAAAattcaaaattacccttaatgtcTCCTAAATGTAACTggaatttgaacttaaaaacccgATTTTGGGTGCCACCGCGACACGCTACAATCGTGGTGGTCCACTGGAAGTCGACGAGTGGGAAATTGAGTGCCTCCGCGATGCTCCACCATCGCGGATCCCCACTAGAatttgacgattgtcaatttgaccctctccgcgatgcactaGAAACCaaaatgatgatatttatgactggaactttaaattattcataacttcttcaccgagggttTGTTTTAGACGtctcttatatcgttggaaatctaatttagttatctacataatgaaaggttgaaatctaggaaaATCCATATGATAATTAATTTATATCATTCTAAAATCTGATGCTTAGACTTTCCATgtacaaaatttagctaagaagacaTCGGGGGTCATACAATATCCCCCgattgggatcattcatccccgaatgatgatgcaaAAAATAGACAAGCATGATTCAAAGCATACTAAAGCATAAAAAGATTAAGCTAAGGATTGTACCTTCAACTCTGTCATCCACTATGTCAAAAAGGTATGGGTATCTCTCATGTCATCCTctgattcccaagtggcttccttaactttctgatttctctacaacaccttaattgaaactatttctttACTTCTCAACTTCCGGACCTGAAGATCTAGgattgcaataggttcctcttcatatgataaggaggcTGTCACCTTGATCTCTTCTATAGGTAACACCAAAGAATGGtctctaatgcatttcttcaacatggatatatgaaataccggatggacAGAACCCAAACAGGCAGGTAATTCTAAATCATATGAAAAACCACCTATTCTTCTCaaaaatctgatatggtcctatatagcgtggactcaatttacctttcttcctgaatcgcatgactcccttcatcgaagaaatttttagaaatacccaatcacctacctcaaactctaaatctcttctcctaacatcggcataagatttctgatgactctgagccatcttaagtcattctctgaTGACTTTCACATCCTGCATTGCCCGATGAACAACATTGGGACCAAACATTTatatctcacctacttcataccatcctataggagacctacatcttctcccatatagtgccttaaatggtgccatcttaatactggaatgggaattgttattatacgcgaactctatCAACGgcaagtgctctacccaactacctttaaaatcaatcacacaggccctcaacatgtcctcaagggtTTGAATGTTTCGTTCGGCCTGCCTCTcgatctgagggtgaaaagcagtgcttaggttcacttgggtacctaatccTTTCTGGAAagatctctaaaactgagaagagaactgtgtatctcgatcagatatgatggacacaggtgcacCGTGAAAACAAACTATTTCTGTAATGACCAggttggcataatcctctcccgaatagttagtcctgacaggaagaaaaatgggctgacttggttaGACTagctacaatcacccaaatagaattatactGGTTTTGGGACTTCGGGAGCCCTGTAATGAAgtacatattaatcatctcccactttcacaagGACAAAGCTGTCTCTTGGGAAGAACTACCTGGCCTCATGTTTTCTACTTTAACtttttgacaattcaaacacttggaaacaaagttagccacattacgcttcatattattccaccaatacaaagaTTTCAGATcctggtacatcttagtagagactgggtgaacaacatacctcgaagtgtaaCCTTTGTCAAGGATTCTATTCCGTAAATCATCCATatctggtacacataatctatcctggtatctcaaaataccatcaccaccgatctcaaatgacatcaccttctgctgacccacatcattcttaatttgcatcaagatgggatcttcaacctacttTTTTTTAACTTCTGCACAGAGGGAAGACGTAGcaatctcatgaacaaccattccCCCATCTTCAGAATCCAAGAGTCGCACTTCTAGATTTGCAAGCCGgcgaatatctttcaccatctctcttttcccttcctcaacataagaaacactacccatagacaatctgctgagggcgtcggctaccatatttgccttacctagatgatagtgaaggCTTATGTCGTAGtttttcaaaagctccatccaacgtctttgcctgagatttagttctttctgtgagaaatcatacttcaaactcttatggtcagtgaaaatatcaatatgcaccccGTAAAGATAATACCTCAAAATTctaaatgcaaacaccacagctgctaattccaaatcatgagtggggtagttccgctcatgcacctttaactgtctagataCATAAGCCACTACCTTCCCGTGCtgtataagtacacacccaactcccacatgggatgcatcacagtacacaacaaaaccctctgtacctaCAGGAACAGTCAAAACAGGAGTCGTAGTCAacttctctttcaacttcttgaaactattctcacaagagtcggaccataaaaacttcatctttttttgagtcaacttagtaagtggagcagctatagaagagaaactctctacaaccCTCtggtaataccctgccaaacccaagaaactttgaatgtcggttggagtcgtgggtctgggccatttctttactgcctcaatcttttggggatcaaccttaatcccttcactagacacaaTGTGCCCCAAAAAAGCAATAGCAttcagccagaattcacacttggagaattttgcatacaacttatgatctttgagggtctgaagaacaGTGCGGAGGTAATTGGCATAGTCCTCCTCACCTTTagagtaaaccaagatgtcatcaataaaaactattaCAAACGGTTCTAGGaattgatggaagaccctattcattaggtccatgaaagttgcaggggcattggtcaacccgaaggacatgactaagaattcataatgaccatatctatTTCAGAAGGCTGTTTTAGGAATGTCTGACTCcttaactttcaactgatgatatcccgaacgaaggtctatttttgaaaaacacttagcaccctgaagttgatcaaaaaggtcatcgattctaggaagaggatatttatttttcactgtgaccttattcaactagcggtaatctatgcacttatatagggaactatctttctttcacaaaAAGAGTAGaggtgcaccccaagaagaaacactaggtctgataatacccttatctaggagatctgatagctattcttttaactctgtagaagccattctatatggtagaatagaaataggacgggcatctggcaacacatcaatgccaaaatctatctccctatcaggtggaattcctgggagatcatctggaaacaCTTCTAGGagttcatttactactgggacagACTGGAGGGAGAGACTTTCGacgttagaatatttaacccaaataagatggtacaagtaacccttggaaataagcttacgagctctgagataagatatgaagtgccctctaggtgctaaggaATGCTCCTCCTACTCTATTGCTGGCTCATTCAGAAAAGAAGAGGTAACCTTTTGGGTCTTACAGTCTAGTGTGGCATAATACCGATAGAGagagtccatccctaggatagtatcaaaagcaaccatatcaagttctatgaggtctTTTATagtatccctactaagaatagacacaacataatttttgtACACCCTTCTAGCTACAATCAAATCTCCCACcggagtggaaacagagaaaggttcagCAATTATAATGGGTTCAaatccaaaaccaacagccacatatgggatcacataagataaggtagacatGGGATTAAGCACTACATATAActcacgggaaaagatttgtaacataccagtgactacgCTTGGTGAGGCTTCTGCCTTCTGGCGATTAGTCAGAGCATACAGCCAGTTGCGACCGTTCCCGGCAGCTGAATTAGTGCCCTTTTGAGGTGGTGGTAGTGCAGAAGAGTTTTTCTGAGACTTAGCTCCTCCAATATTCTAGTAGCCTATCTGACTTCATGAATAATACACAAACGAGACCAACTAAAACCTTCCTGGATGATGCCTACTTCAAGTCTCACATCACGAATAAGAATGGTACTGCTGAGCCACACTATCTTACGACTGAGTATCCTTAGCTCTGGGTCCCTGGCTGGCCTGAAAACTCTGAGATCATCTATCAATTTGAGGTCTGGGCGCTGGGGCGCTATCTATGAAGGATGTGATTTTGTTGAGAGAGCGAAGAAGGAAGTGTTCTTCGATTTCCAGAAGGTGTGGCAGAGTGGAAAAGTAGCCTTCACTCTTGGATCTATGACTAAAAAAGATTTTAAGAGTGTTGTTTGGTACCCTTTATTTCGCTTCAACTTATGAATTTTTGAGTGTTGTTTGATACCTACTCACGCAGACACTATTTATGTGTAAATATGAATGTTTTTCTAGAAATATATGGACTTACATCTATTGGaagagtaatattaaagtgggtCTAATTAAAGTGATAGGTTCGGtgtgggtggattctttttaatgaatCAAAAAATTTTAGTGTGTCCAATTTAAtaacgtggacctctaataagaggccacgtggaaaagttaatttttaaaaatcacaGTTAAAAAGTAATGGTATGGATGAACCGGTtttataacggcgatggcatgagtGAGCttaacttttaacggatgacataaatgagccatttatgatgatttttaccTTGAAAGCGAAGAATGGATCAACAACTCCAATTTCTGATTTCATCTTCCTGTTCATCAACTAATAATAATCTCCAAAATTAATCCCATAAAGCCATACACAAGAAGAAGATTTGCTGAGAAACAGGGTAGATTATCTCTGGGTAATATCCTGTACGTGCTTCCATAGTCATAAGAGTTAAGAAATGTTGCTCTAATGTAATGATCTTAGTTACCAATTATTGGCCACGACATTTCAAGTTGGGAATTGAAATTTTGATGTAATCAATAAATTTCTCTGAATAAGGAGGATATCGAACTGCCCAATGATTAGAGTGTTAAtgataaatagacttcaagattgCTAAATCTTGATTATAGTCATAGTCATCTTCTTTTTTCAATTCATTTTCTGATGTTCCTCCTGGTTCAAAATTGGAAATTGTCAGCACATTAATGCGCTTCAATTCATATGATTCAGGCATTGGactctttcctttttcttcagtttttggAAATACATTCTTCATTTTTTAGATTATTCTTGAAGTCGGGGTTGATGATGATCACGTTGAGAAAGAATGAAAAGATGATTCCTCTATTACTatatttataagttatttaactaaaataactaaaaggtATAATATATAAACAGGACTTTtaacttgataccaaattataaatATGATCTTTTTTAATCAATCCAAGAGTAATCGATTTAGTAGTCCATACCTAACTTTACCGGTGCCCAAGTAACCCTTTACAAAATCTGAACAAAAAAAAACTCCAATCCTACCTGGAAAAATGCGTGTATACATTCAAAACCACGCGCGTCAGAGTTAAAATTGAAGGttttttttgttcagcttttgtatagtAAAAAGGCCTACTTGTGTACtgacaaagttaaaggtcatagttataatgtgtcttttttattaggtggcaGCATCTAAGTAGATCACTAATCCACGCTAGACTGATTGAGTTTCACGCATATAAGTTGCGGAAATGGAGaatttttttgttcaacttttatATAGTTAGAGGGCATATTTGTGCGGGCATATTTGTGCACTGACAAAATTAGAGGACATAGTCAAGTTAAAGATCctgtttatatattatgcctaaCTAAAATACTGTACTTTACTTTAGATTATTATTCCACAATGTCAATTAATGAATGGATTATGGAGAATTAATTAAGGATGTAAACAGTGAATTTGAAATAACTTCAGTgtaatcaaaattagttttacaAGAAGAAATGGTCAACAGTGATATAAACTCATTCCTATCTTAGTACtcatttcatttttgaaagtcaAGTTGACTAATTTTCCAAAGATAAGGCACAAATACCCCTTTCCCTCTCCccttaaaaattatatttgaaatcttAGCAACACACCTATACTTtacggggtcctattaccccctaaactcatttaattgtatttttgtaCTCGCTTTGTGCTCACATAGCTGTCAAGTCAAACACAAAATGAACATAAAATACTACTTGGCAGCCACGCCAACACAAAAGGAGTAAAGTTTAGGTATGTCACTTGAATTTCGGGTATAGTTTGAAAGATAGTTGTTCCTTATCCCAATTTTCAAAGCTAAATCATTTTACActaacacaaaattttaaaattaaatttagatattcaaaaattaactataaattgaaaattttctcaTATCAATACGATGAAAagtatatcttaaaatattgataagAAATTATATCATCCgactctcaaaaagaaaactgtGACAAGTAAAAAGAAACGACGAAAGATAACTATATGCTTCTGATTATACCACTCTTGACGAAGATTtcatagaaaaattaaataagccctcctatacatattttataataaatgtaaattatgttattaaataattattaagtcaTTTCAATACCAGGTGTTTTCTTGATAAGTTGAAAACCTCAGTTTCACAGTGTTACGTTACTGCATTATTCTCTAGATCTAGTCTTTCTGCAGGTAGCATTTGGATCTTTGTAAATGTTGGAATcgataaagaaagaaagagagaaagactgaaaaaaagaatttttacttGCTTTGGAATGAACGGAAGATGATGAGATGTTCCTTCTTTTGCTAGAATTTATAACTTGATCATATCACTAGAATAATTAAAGTGTTATACTAAATCTCACAACATATTATCACTCATTTATATCAACTTTTAATTAGATTATGGTGAATTAACTGAGGATGGAATCAACGAAGTTGAACAAACAGTTACACGACAAAATAGTCAAATCTTAACAGAGGCTATTGAAATACTGGTTTACAAGTTGTTTCTAGTTTGAGTAGTGATCTTGGAAATGTGAAAAGAGCGGCAATTCTGGATGCAGATAATTTAACAGACACAGTGGCCAAACTTGGCCATGCACTTAttttcacgacccgaaccgaggccttggccgtgacgagcatcccaaaacATAAAGGCTCGAGAACCCTTCTAACTCGTAATCATGTACACCATCCATATATAAAGAGAAAATGCGGAATAATACCAAAttaaatggaatcatggtcataagtctgatGTAACTTGAACCATGGAAAATGAAATCCAAAGCATCTAACAATATCTAAAAaccgtctacgaaatctctactacatgaccaCTAACaaaatctgaaaactgggacaaggcccccagtagaccaaaaccataactaataagaattgtctgaaagtaaacaggccttctggaatatagaaggctctcCAACTGGACACTATAACTttctgatgaaatctactgcttatctagaCCTCCCACTCTACCATTGGTTCattcaaaaaggaaaaagtaacCATTCAGGTTTTACAGTCTAGTGTGgaataacatgaatggagccagtccatccctaagatggcatcaaaatcaaccatatcaatcTCTATGAGGTCTGCCACCATATCCCGGCCaaaaatagacacaacacaattctTGTACACTCTCTTAGCCACAACAGGGCCACCTATCGg is a genomic window of Capsicum annuum cultivar UCD-10X-F1 unplaced genomic scaffold, UCD10Xv1.1 ctg4203, whole genome shotgun sequence containing:
- the LOC124891874 gene encoding probably inactive leucine-rich repeat receptor-like protein kinase IMK2, whose translation is MVKDIRRLANLEVRLLDSEDGGMVVHEIATSSLCAEVKKKIDYVYQIWMIYGIESLTKVTLRARGTETTIDWPTRMRIAIGITKGICFLHTKENIIHGNLTSRNILLDEQNNPKIADVGLSRLMTTAGNTNVIATAGTLGYHAPELSKIKNASTKTDVYSLGVIILELLTGKSPSEAMDDLDLPQWVASIVKEEWTNEVFDVELMRDAPNIGGEFLNT